In Carya illinoinensis cultivar Pawnee chromosome 6, C.illinoinensisPawnee_v1, whole genome shotgun sequence, a single genomic region encodes these proteins:
- the LOC122314418 gene encoding probable thimet oligopeptidase has product MTESQGTGDKMATEHKRGRRNVLAFTGAAALLVLAVNLAISAFNSHKKKTKKNKDLPGSNVCVNLSASEIRRLADRIIANSKSVHDRVASVPLDKVTYKNVVSPLAELEAQQFPLMQSCLFAKLVSTSDDVRKASAEAERRIDGHVLMCSKREDVYRVIKAIAARGEWMNAEAKHYIQSLVRDFERNGLNITVTKREEMHRLRAQIDELSLQYMKNLNDDSTFLLFSEAELAGLPPDFLKGLDKAENSKFKVILRSNYVAAVLELCQVGNTRKMVAVAYGKRCGEVNLAILEDLVKLRHKYARLLGYSNYADYAVDLRMAKTPSKVFEFLEDISVNLTNLANKELNMLKDLKKKEEGDIPFGIEDLLYYAKRVEEQKFDLDFGALKQYFPVNLVLSGVFKIFQDLFGLRFEEIADAKVWHGDVCVFSVFDLISGELLGYFYLDLYTREEKYGNTCVVALQNGALLVDGARQLAVALLISQFEKDVGGHPGLLRFSEVVNLFHEFGHVVQHICNRATFARFSGLRVDPDFVEIPAQVLENLCYEDFALKLISGFHQDITKPIKDETCRSLKIWRHSFSALKLKQEILYCLFDQIIHSADNIDVVELFKHLHPKVMLGLPVLEGTNAASCFPRSVIGYEAACYSRIWSEVFAADIFASKFRGDPSNQYVGMQFRNKVLGPGGAKEPVEVLSDFLGREPSIRAFIESKAEYSV; this is encoded by the exons aTGACTGAAAGTCAAGGAACAGGCGATAAAATGGCTACCGAGCATAAGAGAGGCCGAAGAAACGTCCTTGCCTTTACCGGAGCCGCTGCTTTGCTCGTTCTTGCCGTCAACCTCGCTATCTCTGCCTTCAACTCCCACAAGAAGAAGACTAAGAAGAATAAAG ATCTTCCGGGCTCTAATGTTTGTGTCAATCTCTCGGCGTCGGAGATTCGCAGATTAGCTGACCGAATCATTGCAAACTCTAAATCAGTTCATGATAGAGTAGCTTCTGTACCTCTTGACAAG GTCACGTACAAGAATGTTGTTTCCCCTCTGGCAGAATTAGAGGCACAACAATTCCCGCTGATGCAGTCTTGCTTGTTTGCGAAGTTGGTGTCCACTTCAGATGATGTGCGCAAAGCAAGTGCAGAAGCTGAGCGAAGAATAGATGGTCATGTTCTGATGTGCAG CAAGCGTGAAGATGTATACCGAGTCATCAAAGCCATTGCTGCAAGGGGGGAATGGATGAATGCTGAAGCTAAACACTACATTCAGAGCCTG GTTAGAGACTTTGAGCGGAATGGTTTGAACATTACTGTAACAAAGAGAGAGGAAATGCATCGGTTGAGAGCTCAAATAGATGAGCTAAGcttacaatatatgaaaaatcTGAATGATGATAGTACTTTTCTTCTCTTCAGTGAGGCTGAGTTAGCTGGTTTACCTCCAGATTTCTTGAAG GGCTTAGACAAAGCTGAAAATAGTAAATTCAAGGTCATCCTAAGAAGTAATTATGTTGCGGCAGTGCTTGAACTTTGCCAG GTAGGAAATACAAGGAAAATGGTAGCTGTTGCATATGGGAAGAGATGTGGAGAAGTCAATCTTGCCATCTTAGAAGACTTG GTCAAACTGCGCCATAAATATGCTCGCTTGCTTGGTTATTCAAACTATGCAGACTATGCCGTGGATCTTAGAATGGCTAAGACACCCTCAAAG GTATTTGAGTTCCTAGAGGACATCTCAGTCAATTTAACCAACTTGGCAAATAAAGAACTTAATATGTTGAAGGACTTAAag AAGAAAGAGGAAGGTGATATTCCATTCGGAATTGAGGATCTATTATACTATGCAAAGAGGGTTGAAGAACAGAAGTTTGATCTTGACTTCGGAGCTCTTAAGCAATACTTTCCTGTCAATTTGGTTTTGTCCGGGGTCTTCAAAATTTTCCAAGACCTTTTCG GTTTAAGGTTTGAGGAAATTGCAGATGCTAAGGTTTGGCATGGCGATGTTTgtgttttttcagtttttgactTGATTTCTGGTGAACTCTTGGGTTATTTCTACCTAGATCTGTACACGAG GGAAGAAAAGTACGGTAATACCTGTGTGGTGGCTCTTCAAAATGGTGCATTATTAGTAGATGGTGCACGGCAG TTAGCTGTGGCACTACTGATATCTCAATTTGAAAAGGACGTTGGTGGTCACCCTGGGCTGTTGCGATTCTCAGAAGTGGTTAATCTTTTCCATGAATTTGGACATGTG GTCCAACATATTTGCAATCGTGCAACCTTTGCTAGATTTTCTGGGCTGCGTGTAGATCCTGACTTTGTGGAGATCCCTGCTCAGGTGCTAGAGAACTT GTGTTATGAGGATTTTGCTCTGAAGTTGATATCTGGTTTCCATCAG GATATCACAAAGCCCATCAAGGATGAGACATGTAGATCACTTAAAATATGGCGACATTCCTTTTCTGCACTTAAATTGAAGCAAGAAATTCTTTATT GTCTTTTTGACCAAATTATACATTCTGCTGACAATATTGATGTTGTTGAGTTATTCAAGCATCTTCATCCGAAG GTGATGTTAGGTTTGCCAGTGTTGGAAGGAACCAATGCAGCTTCATGTTTTCCACGTAGTGTTATTGGTTATGAAGCTGCTTGTTACAGTCGTATTTGGAGTGAG GTTTTTGCAGCTGATATATTTGCGTCAAAGTTTCGCGGCGATCCTTCGAACCAGTATGTTGGCATGCAGTTTAGGAACAAG GTATTGGGCCCTGGAGGAGCAAAGGAACCTGTTGAAGTTCTGTCAGACTTTCTTGGAAGAGAACCATCAATTCGAGCTTTTATCGAGAGCAAAGCCGAATATAGTGTGTGA